A single Camelus ferus isolate YT-003-E chromosome 3, BCGSAC_Cfer_1.0, whole genome shotgun sequence DNA region contains:
- the MFAP3 gene encoding microfibril-associated glycoprotein 3: MKPHCCLFTLVVIVIVPEAFALEDVGFNQVTPLGVNHSSFNASFLPSFELSPDSHSGDDVIIAREGTSVSIECLLTVDHFEDIYWYNSKGQQLDDRDRGGKWLVSGNFLNITNIAFADRGLYTCSITSPIRASYSVTLRVIFTSGDMSIYYMIVCLIAFTITLILNVTRLCMMSSHLRKTEKAINEFFRTEGAEKLQKAFEIAKRIPIITSAKTLELAKVTQFKTMEFARYIEELARSVPLPPLILNCRAFVEEMFEAVRVDDPDDMGERIKERPALNAQDGIYVINPEMGRSNSPGGDSDDGSLSEQGQEIAVQVSVHLQSETKSIGTDSQDSSHFSPPDDRESVESSSNYKDGTHDSCQL, translated from the exons ATGAAGCCACATTGTTGTTTATTCACTTTAGTGGTGATTGTTATTGTGCCAGAAGCATTTGCTTTGGAAGATGTAGGCTTCAACCAAGTGACCCCACTGGGAGTGAATCATAGTTCTTTCAATGCATCATTTCTCCCAAGTTTTGAACTCTCACCGGATTCCCATTCGGGTGATGATGTCATCATAGCCAGAGAGGGAACTAGTGTTTCAATCGAGTGTCTTCTCACAGTCGACCACTTTGAAGATATCTATTGGTACAACTCAAAAGGACAGCAACTGGATGACAGAGACAGAG GTGGAAAATGGTTGGTTTCTGGTAACTTCCTGAATATCACCAACATAGCCTTTGCTGACCGTGGGCTCTATACATGTTCTATCACCTCTCCAATCCGTGCCTCCTACTCGGTCACCCTGCGGGTTATCTTCACCTCAGGAGACATGAGTATCTACTACATGATTGTCTGCCTGATTGCCTTTACAATCACTCTCATCTTGAATGTCACACGGCTCTGCATGATGAGCAGCCATCTTCGTAAAACTGAGAAAGCCATCAACGAATTCTTCCGAACTGAAGGGGCAGAGAAACTTCAGAAGGCCTTTGAGATCGCCAAACGCATCCCCATCATCACCTCGGCCAAAACGCTGGAACTCGCCAAAGTCACACAATTTAAAACCATGGAGTTTGCTCGTTATATCGAAGAACTGGCAAGAAGCGTCCCTCTGCCACCCCTTATTCTAAACTGTCGGGCCTTTGTAGAGGAGATGTTTGAGGCTGTGCGAGTGGATGACCCTGATGACATGGGAGAAAGAATTAAAGAGAGACCTGCCTTGAATGCTCAAGATGGCATCTATGTCATTAACCCAGAGATGGGCCGGAGTAATTCACCAGGAGGTGATTCGGATGATGGTTCTCTGAGTGAACAAGGCCAGGAGATAGCAGTTCAGGTTTCTGTCCACCTTCAGTCAGAGACCAAGAGTATTGGTACAGATTCTCAAGACAGCAGTCATTTCAGCCCACCTGATGATAGAGAATCTGTTGAATCAAGCTCTAACTACAAAGATGGGACACATGACAGTTGCCAGCTGTGA